In a genomic window of Candidatus Binataceae bacterium:
- a CDS encoding dCMP deaminase family protein — protein MADGAATGRTRPTWDQYFMRITREVALRSTCLRAQVGAVIVRDRNILATGYNGSPAGLPHCIEPGVGCLIYESRTPDGDIEQNCLRTIHAEMNAISQAARNGAAIRDADIYVTHTPCIHCMKVLINTGIRTVFYLKPYKLHTIDYLLENSRVKLVQVPPETADAVG, from the coding sequence GTGGCTGACGGCGCGGCGACGGGTCGCACCCGGCCGACCTGGGATCAGTACTTCATGCGCATCACGCGTGAGGTCGCCTTGCGTTCCACGTGCCTGCGCGCGCAGGTCGGCGCGGTGATCGTTCGCGATCGCAACATCCTGGCGACCGGCTACAACGGCTCGCCGGCCGGCCTGCCGCATTGCATCGAGCCAGGAGTCGGCTGTCTCATCTACGAATCGCGCACTCCAGACGGCGATATCGAGCAGAACTGCCTGCGCACGATCCACGCCGAGATGAACGCGATCTCACAAGCGGCGCGCAACGGCGCCGCAATCCGCGACGCGGACATCTACGTGACTCACACGCCCTGCATCCACTGCATGAAGGTGCTGATCAACACTGGCATCCGCACCGTGTTCTACCTGAAGCCATACAAACTCCATACGATTGACTACCTGCTCGAGAATTCGCGTGTGAAGCTCGTGCAAGTGCCGCCGGAGACTGCAGATGCCGTCGGCTGA
- a CDS encoding site-2 protease family protein, with translation MEDFAAHSSAPVLTDIPRYSAPTEAIGPREDRPAIPPLNLALFWITMFTTTMIGGTMAGGDYSLWHPLHSIASLAGGLSFSLPLMAILLAHEMGHYLTARANNVNTSLPYFIPAPPVVPFIIGTFGAFIRMREVPKTRRVMFDIGAAGPWAGAIIAIPLLIIGLKLSSVTPLENTAGGGIELGNSILFWSLSRLVLGVNPATVNVNLHATAFAGWIGLLVTTLNLLPVGQLDGGHVIYALFPRAHRRIGILFIVFCGAMVLIPYLLDYEFWAGWLLWGVLALMLGVGHPATVDRDTPLDPLRRRAAWATIVLFLLTFSPVPVSFSQPPASQDQQAPQNSGTEVIYHAHANPWRHLPNVRI, from the coding sequence ATGGAAGATTTTGCCGCACATAGTTCCGCACCCGTCCTGACGGACATCCCGCGCTATTCCGCGCCGACCGAGGCGATCGGTCCGCGCGAAGATCGGCCCGCGATCCCGCCGCTAAACCTGGCGCTATTCTGGATCACGATGTTCACGACGACGATGATCGGCGGGACGATGGCGGGCGGCGACTACTCGCTGTGGCATCCGCTGCACAGTATCGCGTCGCTCGCGGGAGGCCTGTCGTTCTCGCTGCCGCTGATGGCGATACTACTCGCGCATGAAATGGGTCACTACCTGACTGCGCGCGCCAATAACGTTAATACTTCTCTGCCCTACTTCATCCCGGCCCCGCCCGTCGTTCCTTTTATCATCGGAACCTTCGGCGCGTTCATCCGGATGCGCGAGGTACCCAAGACTCGGCGGGTGATGTTCGATATCGGCGCGGCTGGGCCCTGGGCGGGCGCGATCATCGCGATTCCACTGCTGATTATCGGTCTCAAGCTGTCCAGTGTTACCCCGCTCGAGAACACCGCCGGCGGAGGAATTGAGCTCGGCAACTCGATACTGTTCTGGAGCCTGTCGCGGCTGGTGCTCGGCGTGAATCCCGCGACGGTGAACGTCAACCTGCATGCGACTGCCTTCGCCGGATGGATTGGGCTGCTCGTCACGACGCTGAATCTGCTGCCTGTGGGACAGCTCGATGGCGGACACGTCATCTATGCGCTCTTCCCGCGAGCCCATCGCAGGATCGGAATCTTATTTATTGTATTCTGCGGCGCGATGGTGCTGATTCCCTATCTGCTCGACTATGAATTCTGGGCGGGATGGCTTTTGTGGGGAGTTTTGGCCCTGATGCTCGGGGTGGGACATCCTGCGACTGTCGATCGCGACACGCCGCTCGATCCGTTGCGCCGCCGTGCCGCATGGGCGACGATCGTTTTATTCCTCCTGACGTTCAGCCCGGTGCCGGTTTCGTTTTCGCAGCCGCCGGCGTCGCAGGATCAGCAGGCCCCGCAGAACTCAGGGACTGAGGTCATCTACCACGCCCACGCGAACCCATGGCGGCATCTGCCGAACGTCCGCATTTGA
- a CDS encoding SAM-dependent chlorinase/fluorinase — protein sequence MPSRSREDAPIAILTDFGYQDHYVGAMKGVIARIAPGARLIDLTHGIPPQSIVAGALALRESWSYFPKRTIFLAVVDPGVGTARAPIAIETRAGARFVGPDNGLLALATEAAEVKSAVKLSTARYRMQNVSSTFHGRDVFAPAAAYLWRGVPLKSFGPRIDRIERLEFDEPKRSAKTVKGRVIYVDAFGNLITNIGREALAQLDTAFPGRVAWVRIDRSAPMKLVEAYGYALKGALLATIGSFNLLEVAVRDGSAAKRLGASVGAAVTVTTRPGQP from the coding sequence ATGCCCTCACGCTCGCGCGAAGACGCTCCGATCGCGATCCTCACCGACTTCGGCTACCAGGACCACTACGTCGGCGCGATGAAGGGCGTGATCGCGCGGATCGCTCCGGGCGCGCGCCTTATCGACCTCACGCACGGCATCCCGCCGCAATCGATCGTCGCGGGAGCGCTCGCGCTGCGCGAATCGTGGTCGTACTTTCCAAAGCGAACGATCTTCCTGGCGGTCGTCGATCCTGGAGTCGGGACCGCGCGCGCGCCAATCGCGATCGAGACTCGTGCCGGTGCGCGCTTCGTCGGGCCGGATAATGGATTGCTTGCGCTCGCCACTGAGGCCGCCGAGGTTAAGTCGGCCGTGAAACTAAGCACGGCCCGCTACCGTATGCAGAACGTGAGCAGCACATTTCACGGCCGCGATGTGTTCGCGCCCGCCGCGGCGTATCTCTGGCGTGGAGTGCCGCTGAAGTCATTTGGACCGCGCATCGACAGGATCGAGCGGCTTGAGTTCGACGAGCCCAAGCGCTCTGCGAAAACCGTCAAGGGGCGCGTGATCTACGTTGACGCGTTCGGTAACCTTATTACTAACATCGGTCGCGAGGCGCTGGCGCAACTGGATACTGCCTTTCCCGGTCGTGTTGCGTGGGTTAGGATCGATCGCAGCGCGCCGATGAAATTAGTCGAGGCCTATGGCTACGCGCTCAAGGGCGCCCTTCTTGCCACGATCGGAAGTTTCAATTTGTTGGAAGTCGCAGTGCGCGACGGTAGCGCCGCGAAGCGGCTCGGCGCCAGCGTGGGCGCCGCGGTGACGGTCACCACGCGACCCGGACAACCTTGA
- a CDS encoding potassium channel family protein encodes MASKRARSQLKRIADRVLGADRAYRFSVLLGALLAGMVIRPFFDSSIAASGIFTLYMAVVLLGSLYAIGIEDRVSGRTRERTIGRFVVAAVLGVIGMTGRVSLHTHHSPYLLLFLTACWIVFLIIIAGAILSRTLRARRVTVDTISAALCVYMLVGLAWAFVYSAIFVFDKDSFSFPHYEVFGTTTFSEAHHVLSAFMYYSFVTLATIGYGDITPVSPPARALSALEGIFGQFYIAILVASLVGIRISQAMQDEVEELREAQDKR; translated from the coding sequence TTGGCCTCCAAACGAGCACGCTCGCAATTAAAGCGAATCGCCGATCGCGTTCTTGGGGCGGACCGCGCCTACCGATTCTCAGTGCTGCTGGGCGCGCTGCTTGCCGGGATGGTGATTCGTCCGTTCTTCGACAGTTCGATCGCGGCCAGCGGGATCTTCACCCTCTACATGGCGGTGGTCCTGCTCGGCAGCCTGTATGCGATCGGAATCGAGGATCGGGTTTCGGGGCGCACCCGCGAGCGGACCATTGGACGGTTCGTTGTGGCCGCCGTGCTCGGCGTGATCGGGATGACCGGGCGCGTTTCACTGCATACGCATCACAGTCCGTATCTTTTACTCTTTCTAACCGCGTGCTGGATCGTGTTTCTCATCATCATCGCGGGCGCGATTCTTAGCCGAACGTTGCGCGCGAGGCGCGTGACCGTCGATACGATAAGCGCCGCGCTGTGCGTGTATATGTTAGTTGGTCTCGCGTGGGCATTCGTATATTCGGCCATCTTCGTATTCGATAAGGACTCATTTTCATTTCCGCACTACGAAGTTTTCGGAACAACCACGTTCAGCGAAGCCCATCACGTGCTGTCGGCATTCATGTATTACAGCTTCGTGACACTGGCGACGATTGGCTACGGAGACATCACGCCCGTCAGTCCGCCCGCGCGCGCGCTTTCGGCGTTGGAAGGTATCTTTGGGCAATTCTATATCGCGATCCTGGTTGCGAGCCTGGTCGGGATTCGGATCAGTCAGGCGATGCAGGATGAGGTCGAGGAGTTACGTGAAGCGCAGGACAAGCGTTAG
- a CDS encoding AI-2E family transporter: protein MEAKVLPPDFSIRGNYTVASSDASSMGARGQGQDCLWRCDAGCSRTRGLIGGSIVESEQTRRIELMAGLAVLVLLVIGCFLVLMPFISAMLWAAVLCFSTWPLYQRLVKAMRGRQGLASLVMTLALAAIVVAPFAIVGSSLASNVAAVVGAIRKVVQEGPPHLPQFVVDLPYVGGWINGHYEETIQQGSLGIDQVSQFIDPLKSFLLKGGSIVGEGILQVSLSLIICFFMYRDGARAGARLTEIVDRLAGERGHRLFEVAQETIDGVVYGIIGTALAQGILAGIGFIVAGVPGALLLAFVTFVLAVIPVGPPLIWIPASIWLLWQGERGWAIFMFIWGLVVVSGSDNIIKPMLISRAGETPLLLIMLGVLGGALAFGFIGLFLGPTLLAVGYALLDDWISPTVAAPTIVQRLRK, encoded by the coding sequence TTGGAGGCCAAGGTTTTGCCGCCGGACTTCTCGATCCGCGGCAACTATACGGTCGCTTCGTCGGATGCTTCAAGTATGGGCGCGCGCGGCCAGGGGCAGGATTGCCTTTGGCGATGCGATGCCGGATGCTCGCGGACACGCGGATTGATCGGCGGCAGTATCGTGGAGTCTGAGCAAACACGGCGAATCGAGCTGATGGCGGGGCTGGCCGTCCTGGTGTTGCTGGTCATCGGATGCTTCCTCGTCCTGATGCCGTTCATCTCCGCGATGCTCTGGGCGGCGGTGCTATGTTTCTCGACCTGGCCGCTTTATCAGCGTCTGGTCAAGGCGATGCGTGGGCGGCAGGGGCTCGCCTCGCTCGTGATGACGCTCGCGCTGGCCGCGATCGTGGTGGCGCCATTTGCGATCGTCGGATCGAGCCTCGCCAGCAACGTCGCCGCGGTTGTCGGCGCGATTCGCAAGGTGGTCCAGGAAGGGCCGCCTCATCTGCCGCAATTCGTCGTCGACCTCCCCTATGTCGGCGGATGGATCAACGGCCACTACGAAGAAACCATCCAGCAAGGCTCGCTTGGGATCGATCAAGTCAGCCAGTTTATCGATCCGCTGAAGTCGTTCCTGCTGAAGGGCGGCAGTATCGTCGGTGAAGGAATCCTCCAGGTCAGCCTCAGCCTCATCATTTGCTTTTTCATGTATCGCGACGGCGCGCGGGCGGGTGCGCGACTGACGGAGATCGTCGATCGCCTGGCGGGCGAGCGGGGACATCGCTTGTTCGAAGTCGCGCAGGAGACAATCGACGGTGTGGTCTATGGGATTATTGGCACCGCGCTCGCGCAGGGGATACTCGCAGGCATCGGCTTCATCGTTGCGGGAGTCCCGGGAGCGCTCCTGCTTGCGTTCGTGACATTCGTGTTGGCGGTGATCCCGGTCGGGCCGCCGCTCATCTGGATCCCCGCATCGATTTGGCTCTTATGGCAGGGCGAGCGCGGATGGGCCATCTTCATGTTTATCTGGGGTCTCGTGGTAGTGAGCGGCTCGGACAACATCATAAAGCCGATGCTGATAAGCCGTGCCGGCGAGACGCCGCTCCTGCTGATAATGCTAGGCGTGCTCGGCGGCGCGCTCGCGTTCGGCTTCATCGGATTGTTCCTAGGCCCGACACTGCTCGCGGTCGGCTACGCGTTGCTGGACGACTGGATATCGCCAACGGTAGCGGCGCCCACAATCGTCCAGCGGTTGCGCAAGTAG
- a CDS encoding AAA family ATPase: MAHSRTVTLLFTNLVSRAAQPAKVDDEADALALQKHHNLLTEAISAAGGDELEWLGDGVLAAFNSTADAVRCAITIQQNSRRPRFGTPSEIRIGINLGEVFRRDTGYFGTPLVTARRLCDLGSSGQILCSSVIVNILNSDKDFEFRNLGDILLKGLASPVGVFEVVYQADDASSFVGSPASTSGIVTLLFTKLIDSNSNEIGGRYLQAHHNLITDAIAAFGGDELEWRGDGAMAAFRSAANAVQSAIRIQQTARRPISGARFEIGVGIDLGEVLRREARYTGTPLDNARRLCDLSSRGQILCSSLLADILQSRHDFEFRNWGELASSADSAPLGVSEVVYERTDPAAVLQRTPFVGRTALLERLENSLLNAINGVGSVAMLCGEPGIGKTRALDEFTERALEGGAQVLRGSCYDGEWQAPYGPFAEAVARLARQAPTDVAAAAGENAAVIARIVPALRDAIGDIPEPAKVDKEEERFRLFDAVSQFFIALSRCAPLVLILDDLHWADRGIIAMLTHVIRFVPAHPIMLIGAYRDTEVDRGHPLSGALADISRTPGFNSYSLEGFEGDDLAELLEMVADRKAPPLFVQAIVDATDGNPLFIREVLLHLLEEGKILNDREQWLSNVKIEELGIPDGVRQVIERRLSRLTESASQLLSSASAFNGAVPVAIVAAACNFDKQTALDAIDEAIEAQLVRRASDTEYFDFTHALIRQTLYSQINSVRRTRLHRKIAEEMEGEWRERAIEHAPEIAYQFWKSAPAKGMERGAKYALFAADSAEAAFDHYNVAAFLRIALDLLSNEDTQRPRLLARLGFALTWSLDLQEALTTSREAGNLIAAGEGREAATQFYEQMARAMFAAGLTRGAWDIAKEGLRYVEDHRDIAWASLTEIDINRAEAEDPTNPGILVDSPRARDWCETLRKFSHAELAAHNIDPIFITREEINADPAPRPKGSWRGGDLRMSLSLWQHEASECERRGALVRAMSAWAGVARCHIAFGDFADAQAAIDRAVALSRRIGRPSVGAVSLAAARTEFHIAMNQDWDKLLADFRNDMGQTDPAIGVVEVIRALGAEAKWTLANVLAYSACVDAYMGLRERSLRHLNELPAALELGAGWGSNYVTMALYAERTIWVLNIADHAEIIERNILSKILTPDFRWPSADSRLSLAHLCALQGRHDEAEGWFNKAREVLHEQGARTLCAMTDYDQALMYLRRDATGDVSRAAPYLDAALRQFRALGMAGWISSIEESRQDRILVASDETQPRLYREQ; the protein is encoded by the coding sequence ATGGCTCATTCAAGAACCGTCACTCTGCTGTTCACCAACCTCGTCAGTCGCGCTGCGCAGCCAGCGAAGGTCGACGATGAAGCCGATGCGCTCGCACTACAGAAGCATCACAACCTTCTGACCGAGGCGATCTCCGCCGCGGGCGGAGACGAACTGGAGTGGCTTGGTGATGGTGTACTCGCGGCTTTCAACTCGACGGCTGACGCCGTTCGATGTGCAATAACGATTCAACAGAACTCTCGCCGCCCACGCTTCGGAACGCCGTCTGAAATCAGGATCGGGATCAACTTGGGCGAGGTCTTTCGGCGCGATACCGGCTACTTCGGCACGCCGCTCGTCACAGCGCGCCGTCTGTGCGACCTAGGCTCGAGCGGCCAGATTCTGTGCAGCAGCGTTATCGTCAACATTCTCAATTCCGACAAAGATTTTGAATTCCGCAATCTTGGCGACATCCTATTGAAGGGACTGGCTTCTCCGGTTGGTGTCTTCGAGGTCGTCTATCAAGCTGACGACGCCTCATCCTTCGTCGGCAGCCCGGCCTCTACTTCAGGAATCGTCACGCTGCTCTTTACGAAGCTGATCGACTCGAATTCGAACGAGATTGGAGGGCGCTATCTGCAGGCCCATCACAATCTCATTACTGATGCGATTGCGGCTTTCGGTGGAGACGAACTCGAATGGCGCGGTGACGGCGCGATGGCCGCTTTCAGGTCAGCGGCCAACGCCGTGCAATCCGCAATAAGAATCCAACAAACCGCTCGCCGGCCGATCTCCGGGGCACGCTTTGAAATCGGCGTTGGAATCGACCTGGGCGAAGTTCTCCGCCGCGAGGCTCGATACACCGGCACGCCTTTGGACAATGCACGCCGTCTCTGTGATCTCAGCTCGAGAGGTCAGATTCTTTGCAGTAGCCTTCTGGCCGACATTCTCCAGTCGCGGCACGATTTCGAGTTCCGTAACTGGGGCGAATTGGCTTCGAGCGCCGATTCCGCGCCGCTCGGAGTAAGCGAGGTAGTTTATGAGCGCACCGACCCGGCGGCGGTTCTACAGCGGACGCCGTTCGTCGGTCGCACAGCCCTGCTGGAGCGCTTGGAAAACAGCCTTCTGAACGCAATCAACGGCGTCGGCTCAGTTGCGATGCTGTGTGGCGAGCCAGGCATCGGCAAGACTCGTGCGCTCGATGAGTTCACGGAACGGGCGCTTGAGGGTGGCGCGCAGGTGCTCCGCGGCTCGTGTTACGATGGCGAATGGCAGGCCCCGTACGGTCCGTTTGCTGAGGCGGTTGCGCGTTTGGCGCGCCAGGCGCCTACCGATGTCGCCGCCGCAGCCGGAGAAAACGCAGCCGTGATCGCGCGCATTGTACCGGCCTTGCGCGACGCGATCGGCGACATCCCGGAACCGGCCAAAGTAGACAAAGAGGAAGAACGCTTCCGCCTGTTTGACGCCGTGTCGCAGTTCTTCATCGCCCTTTCACGCTGCGCGCCGCTCGTTCTGATTCTCGACGATTTGCACTGGGCGGATCGCGGCATAATAGCGATGCTAACTCACGTGATTCGCTTCGTCCCGGCCCATCCGATAATGCTCATCGGCGCGTACCGGGACACCGAAGTGGATCGCGGTCATCCGCTTTCCGGCGCGCTCGCAGATATCAGCCGAACACCGGGGTTCAATAGCTATTCTCTCGAGGGCTTTGAGGGGGACGATCTGGCCGAGTTGCTTGAAATGGTCGCCGATCGCAAGGCGCCGCCGCTTTTCGTTCAGGCAATTGTCGACGCCACCGACGGTAATCCCCTGTTTATACGCGAGGTGCTGCTTCATCTTCTGGAGGAAGGGAAGATCCTCAACGATCGAGAGCAATGGCTCTCGAATGTTAAGATCGAGGAACTTGGTATTCCCGACGGCGTGCGCCAAGTGATCGAACGCCGCCTGAGTCGTCTAACCGAGTCTGCCAGCCAATTGCTCTCTTCCGCATCTGCGTTCAACGGCGCCGTTCCCGTCGCAATCGTGGCGGCGGCCTGCAATTTCGACAAGCAAACCGCGCTTGACGCCATCGACGAAGCTATCGAGGCGCAACTGGTGCGGCGCGCGTCTGATACTGAGTATTTCGATTTTACGCATGCGTTGATCCGGCAGACGCTATATTCCCAAATCAATTCGGTTCGGCGCACGCGCTTGCACCGCAAGATTGCTGAAGAAATGGAGGGCGAGTGGAGGGAGCGGGCGATCGAGCATGCACCCGAGATCGCATATCAATTTTGGAAGTCCGCGCCCGCGAAGGGAATGGAGCGCGGCGCCAAGTATGCTCTATTTGCGGCCGATTCAGCCGAAGCCGCATTTGACCATTACAACGTCGCAGCCTTTCTGCGTATTGCGCTCGATCTCCTCTCCAACGAAGACACACAACGGCCGCGACTTCTGGCGCGACTGGGTTTCGCACTAACCTGGTCGCTCGACCTGCAGGAAGCCCTGACGACATCGCGCGAAGCGGGAAACCTCATTGCCGCTGGTGAAGGCCGCGAGGCTGCGACTCAATTCTATGAGCAGATGGCGAGAGCGATGTTCGCCGCGGGCCTGACCCGTGGCGCGTGGGATATCGCGAAGGAAGGTTTGCGATACGTCGAGGATCACCGCGACATCGCGTGGGCCAGCTTGACCGAGATCGATATCAACCGGGCGGAAGCGGAAGACCCGACGAATCCCGGAATCCTGGTCGATTCACCACGGGCGCGGGATTGGTGCGAGACTCTGAGAAAGTTCTCGCATGCGGAGCTGGCAGCGCACAACATCGATCCGATCTTTATCACGCGCGAAGAAATCAACGCGGATCCGGCGCCGCGTCCCAAGGGTTCGTGGCGGGGCGGCGACCTGCGCATGAGTCTGTCGCTGTGGCAGCACGAGGCCTCCGAATGCGAACGGCGCGGCGCCCTCGTCAGAGCCATGAGCGCCTGGGCTGGTGTCGCACGGTGTCACATCGCGTTCGGAGACTTCGCCGATGCGCAGGCGGCGATCGACCGCGCGGTCGCCCTGTCGCGCCGAATCGGACGGCCATCGGTGGGAGCAGTGAGCCTGGCTGCCGCGCGCACCGAGTTTCACATCGCAATGAATCAGGACTGGGACAAGCTGCTGGCCGATTTCCGCAACGACATGGGCCAGACCGATCCCGCAATCGGAGTGGTCGAAGTCATTCGCGCGCTCGGGGCGGAGGCAAAATGGACTTTGGCCAATGTGCTCGCGTACTCGGCTTGCGTCGATGCATATATGGGTCTGCGAGAGCGCTCGCTGCGGCACCTGAATGAGCTGCCCGCGGCGCTCGAGCTTGGAGCCGGATGGGGCAGCAACTACGTGACGATGGCGCTGTACGCGGAAAGAACGATTTGGGTACTCAACATCGCGGACCATGCGGAGATCATCGAGCGCAATATCCTCAGCAAAATACTCACTCCTGACTTTCGATGGCCTTCGGCTGACAGCCGTCTGTCGCTAGCGCACCTATGCGCACTACAGGGACGTCACGATGAAGCGGAAGGTTGGTTCAACAAAGCGCGCGAAGTGCTCCATGAACAAGGCGCTCGGACACTTTGCGCGATGACTGACTATGATCAGGCGCTAATGTATCTTCGCCGCGACGCGACTGGTGATGTCAGCCGCGCAGCGCCCTACCTCGATGCAGCTCTGAGACAATTCCGCGCACTGGGCATGGCGGGGTGGATCAGCTCCATCGAGGAATCGCGCCAGGACCGCATTCTTGTTGCGAGCGACGAGACTCAGCCGCGACTGTATCGGGAACAGTAG
- a CDS encoding TetR family transcriptional regulator C-terminal domain-containing protein: MQHLFDGMLRVFDHIRAAESDPVKRIDRLLETYLTRTTEDWQASLAFIEYWAECVRKGTVDKFYTQVQFRYSEPIAEALRDAGAEDPERHARALLALMTGYDTFYWSKPADPEERAQFLEFARILVRRAIAHGRARVRLVRRGQGERKNDRSTTKD; the protein is encoded by the coding sequence ATGCAGCATCTTTTCGATGGCATGCTGAGGGTCTTCGACCACATCCGCGCTGCCGAATCGGATCCGGTGAAACGAATCGATCGCCTGCTTGAAACCTACCTCACGCGCACCACCGAGGACTGGCAGGCTTCCCTGGCATTCATTGAATATTGGGCAGAGTGCGTACGCAAGGGAACGGTCGATAAATTCTATACGCAGGTTCAGTTTCGCTATAGCGAGCCGATTGCAGAGGCGCTACGCGACGCTGGCGCAGAAGATCCGGAGCGCCACGCTCGCGCGTTGCTCGCCCTGATGACTGGTTACGACACGTTCTACTGGAGCAAACCCGCCGATCCTGAAGAACGAGCGCAATTTCTCGAATTTGCCCGCATCCTGGTGCGACGTGCTATCGCGCACGGCCGTGCGAGGGTTCGACTCGTCAGGCGCGGGCAAGGGGAACGGAAAAACGATCGCTCAACTACGAAGGATTGA
- a CDS encoding aromatic ring-hydroxylating dioxygenase subunit alpha: MAVAKDAADDRPNWLSYQALLDTDTHPVPEFLRRANPVDLPPSEISIDRYISRDFFDLEVEKLWKRVWQMACREEDIPHVGDNIVYDIAGLSFIVVRSAVNSFKAFYNACLHRGRLLRESGSLRATELRCPFHGFAWNIDGTLKHVPCQWDFPQIRASEWCLPEAKVGTWGGFVFINPDQQAESLDDFIGPELTDQFRRWPLERRYKQAHVAKILRCNWKVAQEAFMEAFHVVATHPQLLPGIGDANSQYDVWGNFSRAITANGTPSPHLPWKPTEQEMFDAMVDRRLDEPPLVEIGGGLTARSAAAMGGRELLRPTLGSHVDELSDAELVDSFYYTLFPNFHPWGAYNRIVYRFRPNGTELDQAIMECMYLSPYPPGERPPSAPVHMLGPDDDWCEAPELGFLARVFNQDTFNLSKVQLGLKATRKKTVTLANYQETKIRAFHDTLSRWLERGD, translated from the coding sequence ATGGCGGTTGCCAAAGATGCTGCGGACGATCGGCCGAACTGGCTGAGCTATCAGGCGCTGCTCGACACCGATACCCACCCAGTGCCCGAGTTCCTGCGCCGGGCTAATCCTGTCGATTTGCCGCCGTCTGAAATATCCATCGACCGCTACATATCGCGCGACTTTTTCGATCTCGAAGTGGAAAAGTTATGGAAGCGGGTTTGGCAAATGGCCTGTCGCGAAGAGGACATTCCGCATGTCGGCGACAATATCGTGTACGACATCGCGGGACTGTCGTTCATCGTGGTGCGGAGCGCCGTAAACAGCTTCAAGGCCTTTTACAATGCCTGCCTTCATCGCGGTCGTCTGCTGCGCGAGTCGGGTAGCCTTCGCGCGACCGAACTGCGCTGTCCGTTTCACGGCTTCGCATGGAATATCGACGGCACGCTCAAGCATGTGCCTTGTCAGTGGGATTTTCCTCAAATTCGAGCATCCGAATGGTGTTTGCCCGAGGCAAAGGTCGGGACCTGGGGCGGCTTTGTTTTCATCAATCCGGATCAACAAGCCGAATCGCTCGACGATTTTATCGGACCGGAACTGACAGATCAGTTCCGGCGCTGGCCTCTCGAGCGTCGCTACAAGCAGGCTCACGTGGCGAAAATCCTGCGCTGTAACTGGAAAGTCGCGCAGGAAGCATTCATGGAGGCGTTCCACGTCGTCGCGACCCATCCGCAGCTGTTGCCGGGCATTGGCGACGCGAATTCCCAGTACGACGTGTGGGGCAACTTTTCGCGCGCCATCACCGCGAACGGCACTCCCAGCCCGCACCTCCCTTGGAAGCCGACTGAACAGGAGATGTTCGACGCGATGGTCGATCGGCGCCTTGACGAACCGCCGCTTGTGGAAATCGGCGGCGGACTGACGGCACGTTCGGCAGCTGCCATGGGCGGTCGCGAGCTGCTGCGGCCGACGCTCGGCTCTCACGTCGACGAATTGTCCGACGCCGAACTGGTCGACAGCTTCTACTACACATTGTTCCCGAACTTTCATCCCTGGGGCGCATACAACCGGATCGTTTATCGCTTCCGGCCCAACGGGACCGAGCTAGATCAGGCAATCATGGAATGCATGTATCTTTCGCCCTATCCGCCGGGTGAACGGCCCCCCTCGGCACCTGTCCATATGCTCGGGCCCGACGACGATTGGTGTGAGGCCCCCGAACTTGGCTTCCTCGCGCGCGTGTTCAATCAGGACACCTTCAATTTGTCGAAAGTGCAGTTAGGACTGAAGGCCACGCGGAAGAAGACGGTAACGCTGGCAAATTACCAGGAGACCAAGATTCGCGCCTTTCATGACACGCTCTCCCGGTGGCTCGAGCGCGGCGACTGA
- a CDS encoding pyridoxamine 5'-phosphate oxidase family protein, producing MENYEEVSDLTLADADRDALLKIQNECVFSWRTADGWPIGVVMSYVWCDGKVWLTASSQRPRVKAVRRDDRVSVAISSAGTRMPAATVTIKGRCAILDDLETKHWFYPALAAALIPGNEKQQAGFVRMLDSPRRIVMRVTPERFITFDGRKMGQLGISG from the coding sequence ATGGAAAACTACGAGGAAGTTTCAGATCTCACTCTGGCGGACGCCGATCGCGACGCGCTCCTGAAGATCCAAAACGAATGCGTCTTCTCCTGGCGCACCGCGGATGGATGGCCGATCGGGGTGGTGATGAGCTACGTCTGGTGCGACGGCAAGGTCTGGCTCACGGCGAGCAGCCAGCGGCCTCGGGTCAAAGCGGTGCGCCGCGACGATCGAGTTTCCGTGGCGATCTCCAGCGCCGGTACGCGAATGCCGGCGGCAACCGTAACCATAAAAGGCCGCTGCGCAATTCTCGACGATCTCGAAACGAAGCATTGGTTCTATCCGGCGCTCGCCGCAGCCCTGATTCCGGGTAACGAAAAACAGCAGGCCGGATTTGTGCGAATGCTCGATTCGCCACGGCGGATCGTGATGCGTGTCACGCCCGAGCGCTTTATCACGTTCGACGGACGAAAGATGGGACAGCTCGGGATTAGCGGATGA